Proteins encoded together in one Amblyomma americanum isolate KBUSLIRL-KWMA chromosome 1, ASM5285725v1, whole genome shotgun sequence window:
- the LOC144113202 gene encoding L-fucose kinase-like isoform X3, giving the protein MDLFGGCTDTPPIGYELGGSVINIAVLVDGQKPIGAKARRLHEPHIVIKLLHDLVPEKIEITSIEDLLDYSQPGARGALLKACLVGSGVVEIDSKNKLSQ; this is encoded by the exons ATGGATCTATTTGGTGGTTGTACAGACACACCACCCATCGGTTATGAACTTGGAGGCTCTGTAATCAATATCGCTGTTTTGGTTGATGGCCAG AAACCAATTGGAGCCAAGGCACGAAGACTGCACGA ACCACACATTGTTATCAAACTGCTGCATGACCTTGTTCCCGAGAAGATAGAAATAACTAGCATAGAAGACCTTTTGGATTACAGTCAACCTGGTGCTAGAG GTGCTCTCCTGAAGGCATGTCTTGTTGGCTCTGGAGTGGTGGAGATTGACAGCAAAAATAAGTTGTCACAGTAA